In Saprospiraceae bacterium, a genomic segment contains:
- a CDS encoding ribose-phosphate pyrophosphokinase, with amino-acid sequence MQDVKLFSGTASRALAEDIADHYGDSLGKLNLLRFSDGEMQPVINESVRGSYVFLIQSTYAPSENLFELLLMIDATKRASGGYITAVIPYFGYARQDRKDKPRVPISAKLVANLLQAAGANRIMTMDLHADQIQGFFDIPLDHLKSEAIFMPFLDSYMKENTVFACADVGGVKRARSYSKHFGKDLVICDKYRKKANEVENITVIGDVKDREVILVDDIVDTAGTLCKASQALIDKGALDVKAVCTHPVLSGKAFENIENSRISEMIVTDSIPLNRTSSKIKVLNSAKLFAKAIRNTHEHRSIEALFIDK; translated from the coding sequence ATGCAGGATGTTAAATTATTTTCCGGGACCGCTTCCCGGGCGCTTGCTGAAGATATTGCCGACCATTACGGCGATTCTCTCGGAAAATTGAACCTACTGCGTTTCAGCGATGGAGAAATGCAACCGGTTATTAATGAATCCGTGCGCGGTAGTTATGTTTTTCTCATTCAGTCAACATACGCGCCTTCCGAAAACCTTTTTGAGCTTTTGCTCATGATTGATGCTACCAAAAGGGCTTCCGGTGGTTACATCACTGCCGTTATCCCCTATTTTGGGTATGCCCGGCAGGATCGAAAAGATAAGCCCAGAGTACCCATTTCAGCAAAACTCGTAGCTAACTTACTTCAGGCTGCCGGCGCCAACAGAATTATGACCATGGACCTACACGCTGACCAGATCCAGGGGTTTTTTGACATTCCTCTCGATCATTTGAAAAGCGAAGCCATCTTTATGCCTTTTCTGGATTCCTATATGAAGGAAAATACGGTTTTTGCATGCGCAGATGTGGGCGGAGTAAAAAGGGCAAGGAGTTATTCAAAACATTTTGGAAAAGACCTGGTCATTTGCGATAAATACCGCAAAAAAGCCAACGAAGTTGAAAATATCACTGTCATTGGCGATGTGAAAGACCGCGAAGTCATCCTGGTCGATGATATCGTAGATACTGCCGGAACACTTTGTAAAGCCAGTCAAGCTTTAATAGACAAAGGTGCATTAGATGTTAAAGCCGTCTGTACCCACCCTGTATTATCGGGAAAAGCATTCGAAAACATTGAAAACAGTCGAATTTCGGAAATGATCGTAACCGATTCCATCCCTTTAAATCGCACAAGCTCAAAAATCAAAGTCCTCAATTCTGC
- a CDS encoding SET domain-containing protein-lysine N-methyltransferase, with protein sequence MQRLAGLYIANVRNKGRAVFCATDIPKGALIEICPILIIPENEVDIIHHTELHDYYFVWGDNDEQAAIALGYGSLYNHSYSPNSEYIYDPDNDCIEVHAIKNIPAGKEITFNYHGDPNCKDALWFDKKGKRMLRLKAKMK encoded by the coding sequence ATGCAGAGATTAGCAGGTTTATACATTGCAAATGTTCGCAACAAGGGGCGAGCTGTTTTTTGTGCAACGGACATACCCAAAGGGGCTTTAATCGAAATTTGTCCGATACTCATTATTCCGGAGAATGAAGTGGACATCATCCACCACACCGAATTGCACGATTATTATTTCGTTTGGGGTGATAATGATGAACAGGCAGCAATAGCTTTGGGTTATGGATCACTTTATAATCATTCGTATAGCCCCAACTCCGAATATATTTACGACCCGGACAATGATTGTATCGAGGTACATGCCATCAAAAATATTCCGGCAGGAAAAGAGATCACATTTAACTATCATGGCGATCCCAATTGCAAAGATGCCTTATGGTTTGATAAAAAAGGAAAACGGATGCTGCGGTTAAAAGCAAAAATGAAATGA